A region from the Kineothrix sp. IPX-CK genome encodes:
- a CDS encoding class II aldolase/adducin family protein: MIYMTEKQAKKAIIEIGQRMYVRDFVAANDGNISIKTGDNEVWATPTGVSKGFMKKKMLVKVDLDGNVLEGTNKPSSELKMHLRAYKENPDILSVCHAHPPICTCFAIAGIPLDAPVLAEAIITLGDVPIAPYAELGTNEVPEAIAPYCNTHNGVLLANHGAVTWAEDAFSAYYRLESMEYYAKILLITDKILGKQNKLDEQQVDRLLFMREKFGIKRGGRPVT, encoded by the coding sequence ATGATATATATGACGGAAAAGCAGGCTAAAAAGGCGATTATTGAAATCGGACAGCGGATGTATGTACGTGATTTCGTGGCGGCTAACGACGGTAACATCTCCATAAAAACGGGAGACAACGAAGTATGGGCGACGCCTACGGGAGTTTCCAAGGGATTCATGAAGAAAAAGATGCTTGTGAAGGTAGATCTTGACGGAAATGTTCTTGAGGGAACGAACAAGCCCTCTTCCGAATTGAAAATGCACCTTCGCGCTTATAAGGAGAACCCTGATATTCTTTCAGTCTGCCATGCGCATCCTCCTATTTGTACATGCTTTGCCATCGCGGGAATTCCGCTGGATGCACCGGTATTGGCAGAGGCGATAATTACATTGGGAGACGTGCCGATAGCACCTTATGCCGAACTGGGCACCAACGAGGTGCCGGAGGCGATAGCCCCTTACTGCAATACACACAACGGAGTACTTCTGGCGAACCATGGAGCCGTAACGTGGGCGGAAGACGCGTTTTCCGCATACTATCGTTTGGAGTCCATGGAATACTATGCGAAAATTCTTTTGATTACCGACAAGATTCTGGGAAAACAAAATAAACTGGATGAACAACAAGTCGACAGACTTCTTTTCATGCGGGAAAAATTCGGAATAAAACGGGGCGGCAGACCTGTTACATAA
- the buk gene encoding butyrate kinase, protein MSIKSLIINPGSTSTKIGVFEDETLLFEETLRHTTEEIAQYSSIVDQKDFRKKIILDLMEKKNFDMKSLKVIVGRGGMLKPIPSGTYAVTEELLHDLMIGKQGEHASNLGGILAKEIGDSLGLPSYIVDPVVVDELMPIARYSGVPELPRTSVFHALNQKAVAKRYAKETGTSYDSLNLIVVHMGGGVSVGAHEKGKVIDIFNALDGDGAFSPERAGAVPPGALIKMCFSGKYTEKEVYKKLVGGGGFNAYLGTNDMRNVEAIVQKGDKEAALIRDAFILQVAKDIGSMACVLKGKVDQIIMTGGIAYNKGVTDDLTERAGFIAPVTIYPGEDELLALAQGALRVMNGEEKVMEY, encoded by the coding sequence ATGTCAATAAAGAGTTTAATTATCAATCCCGGCTCTACCTCCACGAAAATCGGCGTGTTTGAAGACGAAACGCTGCTTTTCGAGGAAACGTTAAGACACACTACGGAAGAAATCGCGCAGTATTCATCTATCGTAGACCAGAAAGACTTTAGAAAAAAAATAATTCTCGACTTAATGGAAAAGAAAAACTTCGATATGAAGTCATTAAAAGTCATCGTAGGGCGGGGCGGTATGTTAAAGCCGATTCCCAGCGGTACGTATGCGGTAACTGAAGAGCTGTTACACGATCTTATGATCGGCAAACAAGGTGAGCACGCTTCCAATCTGGGCGGTATCCTCGCAAAGGAAATCGGCGATTCTCTGGGCCTTCCCTCATATATCGTAGACCCCGTAGTGGTAGACGAACTCATGCCTATCGCAAGATATTCCGGTGTTCCTGAGCTTCCTCGCACCAGCGTATTCCATGCGCTGAACCAGAAAGCGGTAGCAAAGCGTTATGCTAAAGAAACAGGAACGTCCTACGATTCCTTGAACCTTATCGTGGTACATATGGGCGGGGGAGTTTCCGTAGGTGCACATGAAAAAGGAAAGGTAATAGACATTTTCAATGCCCTCGACGGAGACGGCGCTTTTTCACCGGAAAGAGCTGGTGCGGTCCCTCCCGGTGCTCTCATTAAAATGTGTTTCTCAGGGAAATATACGGAAAAGGAAGTATATAAGAAACTGGTCGGCGGCGGCGGCTTCAACGCCTATCTTGGCACTAACGATATGCGGAATGTAGAGGCCATCGTACAGAAAGGTGATAAAGAAGCGGCTTTGATCCGCGATGCGTTCATCCTCCAGGTTGCCAAGGACATCGGCTCTATGGCCTGTGTCCTGAAAGGTAAAGTGGACCAGATCATTATGACCGGCGGCATCGCATATAACAAAGGAGTAACCGATGATCTGACCGAAAGGGCAGGCTTCATCGCTCCCGTTACTATCTATCCCGGAGAAGACGAGCTTCTGGCTCTCGCTCAAGGCGCTCTGCGCGTAATGAACGGAGAAGAAAAGGTGATGGAATATTAA